Proteins found in one Cricetulus griseus strain 17A/GY chromosome X, alternate assembly CriGri-PICRH-1.0, whole genome shotgun sequence genomic segment:
- the Tmsb15a gene encoding thymosin beta-15A, which translates to MSDRPDLSEVQRFDRSKLKKTNTEEKNTLPSKETIQQEKELTKKS; encoded by the exons ATGAGTGATAGACCAGACTTGTCAGAAGTGCAAAGGTTTGACAGAtcaaaactgaagaaaactaataCCGAAGAAAAAAATACTCTTCCATCAAAGGAAA caATCCAGCAAGAGAAGGAGCTTaccaaaaaatcataa